A portion of the Streptomyces sp. NBC_01335 genome contains these proteins:
- a CDS encoding YybH family protein produces the protein MSENEKALKPEDLTRLFVERANAGDAAGLAALYEEDAVMAYPPGSTTVGREAIRQLWEQVLSHAPKFEAEEPLPTLVVGDIALTSTPPKDGSGARAQVVRRQADGSWLRIIDQPEFRPPTG, from the coding sequence GTGTCCGAGAACGAGAAGGCCCTGAAGCCGGAGGACCTCACCCGCCTGTTCGTGGAACGCGCCAACGCGGGGGACGCCGCCGGACTCGCGGCGCTCTACGAGGAGGACGCGGTGATGGCGTACCCGCCCGGCAGCACCACGGTCGGCCGGGAGGCGATCCGGCAGCTGTGGGAGCAAGTGCTCTCCCACGCACCGAAGTTCGAGGCCGAGGAACCGCTCCCGACCCTCGTCGTCGGTGACATCGCGCTGACCTCCACGCCCCCGAAGGACGGATCCGGTGCCCGCGCCCAGGTGGTCCGGCGCCAGGCGGACGGGAGTTGGCTGCGCATCATCGACCAGCCGGAGTTCCGTCCGCCGACCGGCTGA
- a CDS encoding LysR family transcriptional regulator: MELRQLKYFLAVAEESNFTRAAERVHISQPGISAQIRQLEHDLGATLIDRSGRRAGLTAVGEVALGHARAVLDAVEALRHTVDEMNGLVRGRLVVGMVTACTVEPLFEALSTFHLAHPGVEIGLVEDDSDRLVERVREGDVDLALIGAAGRAPEDLDGHEVISEPIVAAVPPGHPLAAREADGVTLAELCVHPLICLPTGTGIRTVLDQVSAARGLTPTVSLGATAPDAVMRLAERGLGAAVLSASMVARRPGLVTVPLTDADTPAVLALVSAPTKSPALRELLAHCRESFTAPGTGAPDDDGPDDDAPDGRSRRQRPEQAVLRP, from the coding sequence ATGGAACTCAGGCAGCTGAAGTACTTTCTCGCCGTGGCCGAAGAGTCCAACTTCACCCGGGCAGCCGAGCGCGTGCACATCAGCCAGCCCGGGATCAGCGCCCAGATCCGTCAGCTGGAGCACGATCTCGGCGCCACCCTCATCGACCGCTCGGGCCGCAGAGCCGGTCTGACCGCAGTGGGTGAGGTTGCCCTCGGACACGCGCGCGCGGTGCTCGACGCCGTGGAGGCGCTGCGGCACACGGTGGACGAGATGAACGGGCTGGTCCGGGGCCGGCTGGTCGTCGGCATGGTGACGGCGTGCACGGTGGAGCCGCTCTTCGAGGCGCTGTCCACGTTCCATCTGGCGCACCCGGGCGTCGAGATCGGCCTCGTCGAGGACGACTCCGACCGGCTGGTCGAGCGGGTCCGCGAGGGGGACGTCGACCTCGCGCTGATCGGTGCGGCGGGGCGGGCGCCGGAGGACTTGGACGGGCACGAGGTGATCAGCGAGCCGATCGTCGCGGCCGTCCCGCCCGGGCATCCGCTCGCCGCCCGGGAGGCCGACGGGGTCACCCTCGCCGAACTGTGCGTCCATCCCCTCATCTGCCTGCCCACGGGCACCGGCATCCGGACGGTGCTGGACCAGGTCTCGGCCGCCCGGGGGCTCACGCCCACGGTGTCCCTGGGGGCCACCGCACCGGACGCGGTGATGCGGCTCGCGGAACGCGGGCTGGGGGCGGCGGTGCTCTCCGCGTCCATGGTGGCCCGGCGGCCGGGGCTGGTGACCGTGCCCCTCACCGACGCGGACACCCCTGCCGTACTGGCCCTGGTCTCCGCGCCCACCAAGAGCCCGGCGCTGCGCGAACTCCTCGCGCACTGCCGGGAGTCGTTCACCGCCCCGGGCACGGGCGCACCGGACGACGACGGACCGGACGACGACGCGCCGGACGGACGCTCGCGGCGCCAGCGTCCGGAGCAGGCGGTCCTCAGGCCGTAA
- a CDS encoding DUF6086 family protein — translation MSQYYDLGDRTLWNPSNGASRLFMSQVTVYQAEVGLPSGIGPMEADECQIDPIAFAAFVDALLTWHGKTRHAVMATLSEGFVATVLALAEKADIEVGRQGADHAESHCLKTASDPHAKEWTAELRQKSRELVRHMAP, via the coding sequence GTGAGCCAGTACTACGACTTGGGCGACCGAACCCTATGGAACCCGTCCAACGGGGCGTCCCGGCTGTTCATGAGCCAGGTCACCGTCTATCAGGCCGAAGTGGGGCTGCCATCCGGCATCGGCCCCATGGAAGCTGATGAGTGTCAGATCGACCCCATCGCATTCGCGGCGTTCGTCGACGCCCTGCTCACCTGGCATGGCAAAACCAGGCACGCCGTCATGGCCACACTGTCCGAAGGGTTCGTTGCCACGGTGCTGGCCTTGGCTGAGAAGGCCGACATCGAGGTGGGCCGGCAGGGGGCCGACCACGCCGAGAGCCACTGTCTCAAGACGGCTTCGGACCCCCATGCAAAGGAGTGGACAGCCGAACTGCGGCAGAAGTCACGGGAGCTTGTCCGACACATGGCGCCCTGA